From the genome of Meleagris gallopavo isolate NT-WF06-2002-E0010 breed Aviagen turkey brand Nicholas breeding stock chromosome 24, Turkey_5.1, whole genome shotgun sequence, one region includes:
- the GINS4 gene encoding DNA replication complex GINS protein SLD5, with product MAAAGGEEPDSDDGSEELVLTPLQLIRSLEQAWLNEKFAPELLESKPEIIECVVEQLDHMEANLKRAKKGDLKVSVHRMEIERIRYVLSSYLRCRLVKIEKFFPHVLEKEKSRARGEPSILSPEEFAFAKEYMANTETYLKNVALKHMPPNLQKIALLKSVPKPNLDSFVFLRVLKRQENILVEPETDEQREYTIDLEEGSQHLIRYKTIAPLVASGAVQLI from the exons ATGGCGGCAGCGGGCGGTGAGGAGCCGGACTCGGATGATGGCAGCGAGGAGCTGGTGCTCACCCCACTACAGCTCATCCGCAGCCTGGAGCAG GCCTGGCTGAACGAGAAATTTGCCCCCGAGCTGCTGGAGAGCAAGCCTGAGATCATTGAGTGCGTGGTGGAGCAGCTGGACCACATG GAGGCAAACCTAAAACGGGCAAAGAAGGGAGACTTGAAGGTCAGCGTCCACCGCATGGAGATCGAAAGGATCCGTTATGTGCTCAGTAGTTACTTGAGATGTAGACTTGTGAAG ATAGAGAAGTTTTTCCCACATGTTCTGGAGAAGGAGAAATCTCGAGCCAGAGGGGAGCCTTCCATTCTATCACCAGAGGAGTTTGCCTTTGCTAAGGA gtacATGGCAAACACCGAGACTTATCTGAAAAATGTGGCCCTAAAGCACATGCCACCCAACCTGCAGAAAATAGCCCTCCTAAAATCAG TCCCAAAACCCAACCTGGACTCTTTCGTGTTCTTGAGAGTGCTGAAGAGACAGGAGAACATCCTGGTTGAGCCAGAAACCGATGAGCAGAG AGAGTACACCATCGATCTGGAGGAGGGCTCACAGCACCTGATCCGCTACAAGACCATTGCCCCTCTGGTGGCCTCAGGAGCAGTGCAGCTCATCTGA
- the LOC100549028 gene encoding protein phosphatase 1 regulatory subunit 3C-B-like codes for MPVDLAMRLCLSRSPPIRKLLNSYEELRGSRGRKPLRSCLNLKQSTDREPEWRENTKSSKNQKKKRVVFADMKGLSLTAVRFFSKIEEDLCDLQHALSDLTCFRPRLRDSHSEAGRYVLDFPQPSADYATFRSRLLSNLVCLESCLIQDHALSGTVKVRNIEYEKKVLIRITFDGWKSFRDISCQYMHSTYGSADMDTFSFELSLPKSSSSCKATEFCISFRCGQKTHWDNNQGKNYRIYHVGVIRSPSHAVKSAKGAREHLGTSRAAALVLSHLQSWRHSEPQAPYW; via the coding sequence ATGCCTGTGGACCTGGCCATGCGGCTCTGCCTGAGCCGCTCACCCCCTATTCGCAAGCTACTGAATTCCTATGAGGAGCTCCGGGGCAGCCGGGGACGCAAACCCCTCCGCTCCTGTCTGAACCTGAAACAGAGCACAGATCGTGAGCCTGAATGGAGAGAGAACACCAAGAGCTctaaaaatcaaaagaagaaGAGGGTGGTATTTGCTGATATGAAGGGGCTCTCGCTGACAGCTGTCCGATTCTTCTCAAAGATCGAGGAGGACCTCTGTGATTTGCAGCATGCCCTGTCAGACCTCACCTGCTTCCGGCCCAGGCTCCGGGACTCGCACTCAGAAGCAGGCAGGTATGTGCTGGACTTCCCACAACCCTCTGCAGACTATGCAACCTTCCGCAGCCGCCTGCTCAGCAACCTGGTCTGCCTGGAGAGCTGCCTGATCCAGGACCATGCCCTGTCTGGGACAGTGAAGGTCAGAAACATTGAGTATGAGAAGAAAGTCCTTATCCGCATCACCTTTGACGGCTGGAAGAGCTTCCGAGACATCTCCTGCCAGTACATGCATAGCACGTATGGCTCAGCAGACATGGACACCTTCTCCTTTGAgctctcccttcccaaatcctCTAGCTCCTGCAAGGCCACAGAGTTCTGCATCTCCTTCCGCTGTGGGCAGAAGACCCACTGGGACAACAACCAGGGGAAGAACTACAGGATCTACCACGTGGGTGTGATTCGTTCACCTTCCCATGCTGTGAAGAGTGCCAAGGGGGCCCGGGAGCACCTTGGCACCTCCCGGGCTGCTGCCCTCGTCCTTTCTCACCTGCAGAGCTGGCG